A genomic segment from Carassius auratus strain Wakin chromosome 25, ASM336829v1, whole genome shotgun sequence encodes:
- the LOC113043052 gene encoding zinc finger protein 319-like encodes MTEAWQQHAVAPPPVVHTIPPGADTLGCTVYGIVLQPDTALQQQQQQQQQSQQQQQQQQQHHNQQHNQQQHAAQAQQPSLHVGSEGGHKCGACGHDISHLANPHEHQCMVSQDRSFQCTQCLKIFHQATDLLEHQCVQVEQKPFVCGVCKMGFSLLTSLAQHHNAHNSGNPMKCSICEKTYRPGSGNATPTSSTATPGQPSTDEASSSGSAAVGTSGQPTFEPSQPDRPYKCSVCSKGFRHLSELTRHERVHTGEKPFKCETCDKSFSQSSHLAHHQRTHSSERPFKCAVCEKSFKHRSHLVRHMYAHSGEHLFKCNLCELHFKESSELLHHQCQPQGARPFRCATCGKGFKRPSDLRQHERTHSEERPFHCEDCQMSFKQQYALVRHRRTHKPSADRPFKCNLCDKGFLQPSHLLYHQHVHGMDNLFKCASCGKGFSQSGELLRHKCGESTSPPTNPDKPYKCDVCGKAYKKATTLQRHQNSHCTEKPLKCSLCDRRFLSSSEFVQHRCDPSREKPLKCLDCEKRFKYSSEMQRHRRVHTGEKPYKCASCDKGFKQREHLAKHQSVHARDAQFKCVWCGERFTDLGALQEHTVQHTAEGGGYPVSSLIQ; translated from the coding sequence ATGACGGAGGCATGGCAGCAGCATGCTGTTGCCCCGCCTCCAGTTGTGCACACCATCCCACCAGGGGCGGACACACTGGGCTGCACCGTCTACGGCATCGTTCTCCAGCCAGACACGgcattgcaacaacaacaacaacagcagcaacaatcccagcagcagcagcaacaacaacagcagcatcaCAATCAGCAGCACAACCAGCAGCAGCATGCGGCACAAGCGCAGCAACCCTCCTTGCATGTCGGGAGCGAAGGAGGACACAAGTGTGGTGCGTGTGGCCATGACATCTCCCATCTGGCTAATCCTCATGAGCACCAGTGCATGGTGAGCCAAGACCGTTCATTTCAGTGCACGCAGTGTCTGAAAATCTTCCACCAAGCCACTGACCTGTTGGAGCACCAGTGTGTACAGGTGGAGCAGAAACCCTTTGTGTGCGGGGTGTGCAAGATGGGCTTCTCCCTGTTAACTTCTCTAGCGCAACATCACAATGCCCATAACAGCGGCAACCCAATGAAGTGCTCCATATGTGAAAAAACATATCGGCCGGGTTCTGGAAATGCCACACCAACTTCGTCAACGGCCACTCCAGGGCAACCATCCACCGACGAAGCGTCATCCAGTGGCAGCGCTGCCGTTGGGACATCAGGCCAGCCTACTTTCGAGCCTTCGCAACCTGACAGGCCCTACAAGTGTTCGGTGTGCTCCAAGGGCTTCCGTCACTTATCTGAGCTCACCCGTCATGAACGAGTCCACACGGGCGAGAAGCCTTTTAAAtgtgaaacttgtgacaaaagcTTCAGCCAGTCCTCTCATCTAGCCCACCACCAGCGTACCCACAGCTCCGAACGGCCGTTCAAGTGTGCGGTGTGTGAGAAGAGCTTCAAGCACCGATCTCACCTAGTCCGTCACATGTACGCCCACTCAGGTGAGCACCTGTTCAAGTGCAACCTTTGCGAGTTGCACTTCAAAGAGTCTTCCGAGCTCCTCCACCACCAGTGTCAGCCGCAAGGTGCTCGGCCGTTTCGCTGCGCCACTTGCGGGAAGGGCTTCAAGCGTCCGTCCGACTTGAGACAGCACGAACGCACCCACTCGGAGGAACGCCCATTCCACTGTGAAGACTGCCAGATGAGCTTTAAACAACAGTATGCCCTGGTGCGCCACAGGCGAACGCACAAGCCCTCCGCCGACCGCCCCTTCAAATGTAACCTGTGCGACAAGGGCTTCCTGCAGCCGTCCCACTTGTTGTACCACCAGCACGTTCATGGCATGGACAACCTTTTCAAATGCGCCTCTTGTGGAAAGGGCTTTAGCCAGTCCGGGGAGCTGCTCCGTCACAAATGTGGTGAGTCGACCTCGCCACCCACAAATCCAGACAAGCCCTACAAGTGCGACGTTTGCGGAAAGGCCTACAAAAAGGCCACCACGCTACAGCGGCATCAGAATTCCCACTGCACCGAGAAGCCTCTCAAATGCTCACTGTGTGACCGACGCTTCCTGTCCTCCTCAGAGTTCGTGCAGCACCGATGCGACCCATCCCGGGAGAAGCCCTTGAAGTGTCTGGACTGCGAGAAGCGTTTCAAATACTCTTCGGAGATGCAGCGACACAGGCGTGTCCATACTGGCGAGAAGCCCTACAAGTGCGCCAGTTGCGACAAGGGCTTCAAGCAGCGTGAACACCTGGCCAAGCATCAAAGCGTGCATGCAAGAGATGCCCAGTTTAAATGTGTATGGTGTggagagcgattcactgatctaGGAGCCCTTCAGGAGCATACTGTCCAGCACACAGCTGAGGGTGGGGGGTACCCTGTGTCCTCTCTCATTCAGTAA